Proteins encoded in a region of the Zea mays cultivar B73 chromosome 4, Zm-B73-REFERENCE-NAM-5.0, whole genome shotgun sequence genome:
- the LOC103653098 gene encoding replication protein A 70 kDa DNA-binding subunit B, producing the protein MDTIQGITDAISRGCTSGNEMGKTIILPASHIGDRRYMIQNYHDSIAICRVHGPPDFFITFTCNANWPEIKESLFEPGQNPPDRSDVIVRVYHMKLQDMLHDIRSKSIFGPCNAGFFFVSGYGGTGKTFLWKSIITYLRAQKKIVLAVASSGVASLLLPGGRTAHSRFKIPCDLDETAICDIRRVTILQLTENMRLSSPNLPDEVKNEIALFSKWTLDIGEGKIEASAKIGMEFTLIPDLVPQNRHAVIKVYVSRKWIFRGAMDNGPIHHIDLVLIDKEGHGICAEIPRNLAEEKGSIIEENKIYEISRFRISSARLMFKPVHMDKMIHFTYHTIINASLDTPPAFSRYVYHLTPFDQLESYIQKNEYFLDVLGVITQVSALKPVGTHTQESSNVIKEIIIKDINDITMRVTLWAERARAFKLENVYDPLEQKPIVTLFVGCLAKNFQGIYLNGGTACRWYFNPDIREAAPYYQRFESQKIKLHISSEQEQLYVTKETNVEHKTLHELLELHPYAFPKQGYQCTATIIEVPTTSRWWFPACTKCGRACKPQNGGYYCPYCKSEAYILRYKLTFMGSDGTATAQMFCFDTVAQHVVGRSCETVLKQVTEAAPIPPDLAQIVSLKFTFRVTVSNQTFSQREQRPTVLQINSIVAVHGRQRSLPKGIQTIIDQGPSTPNKEATLKLLKESPSTSMERLSTKLLTDVGRKLTYSTQAEDITKSQILDAPQETNADKEVPADKDKEIEPNLRSPPKRHKQEPLIIKDSTEPEHRQE; encoded by the exons ATGGACACAATTCAAGGTATAACAGATGCTATTAGTCGTGGATGCACAAGTGGCAATGAGATGGGTAAAACAATTATTTTACCTGCATCACATATCGGCGACAGACGTTATATGATACAAAACTATCATGATAGTATTGCGATCTGTCGTGTTCATGGACCACCAGATTTCTTTATCACTTTCACCTGCAATGCAAATTGGCCTGAAATTAAAGAGAGCTTATTCGAGCCTGGGCAAAATCCTCCAGATAGATCTGATGTGATCGTACGAGTTTACCACATGAAACTTCAGGATATGCTTCATGATATTAGATCTAAATCTATTTTTGGCCCATGCAACGCAG GATTCTTCTTTGTTTCTGGTTATGGAGGCACTGGGAAGACATTTTTATGGAAATCCATTATAACATACTTACGAGCACAGAAAAAAATAGTACTTGCAGTTGCATCTTCAGGAGTTGCGTCGTTGCTACTACCTGGAGGTCGTACAGCTCATTCTCGTTTCAAGATTCCTTGTGATTTAGATGAAACTGCTATCTGCGATATTAGGAGAG TTACTATTCTACAATTAACAGAGAACATGCGACTTTCATCACCTAATTTACCAGATGAAGTGAAAAATGAAATTGCTCTTTTCAGCAAATGGACATTAGACATTGGTGAAGGAAAGATTGAAGCATCAGCAAAAATTG GCATGGAGTTCACGCTTATCCCAGATTTAGTTCCACAAAACAGACATGCTGTTATAAAGGTGTATGTCTCAAGAAAATGGATTTTCCGTGGTGCAATGGACAACGGACCCATACATCACATTGATCTTGTGTTGATAGACAAAGAG GGTCATGGCATCTGCGCTGAAATCCCTAGAAATCTAGCTGAAGAAAAAGGATCCATCATCGAAGAAAATAAAATATATGAGATCAGCAGATTCAGAATATCTTCAGCAAGACTAATGTTCAAACCTGTTCACATGGACAAAATGATCCACTTTACGTATCACACAATTATTAATGCATCACTTGATACTCCACCGGCATTTTCAAGATATGTCTACCATCTAACTCCATTCGATCAACTTGAATCTTATATTCAAAAGAATGAATACTTCCTTG ATGTACTCGGAGTTATAACTCAAGTGAGTGCATTGAAACCAGTCGGAACACATACCCAGGAAAGCTCAAATGTCATAAAAGAGATCATAATAAAAGATATCAA TGATATCACAATGAGAGTAACCCTATGGGCAGAAAGGGCTAGAGCTTTTAAATTAGAAAATGTTTACGACCCTCTAGAGCAAAAGCCAATTGTCACACTCTTTGTGGGTTGCCTAGCCAAAAATTTCCAAG GTATATACTTAAATGGTGGAACAGCATGTAGATGGTATTTCAATCCAGATATCAGAGAAGCTGCTCCTTATTATCAAAG GTTTGAATCTCAGAAAATCAAACTACATATATCATCAGAACAGGAACAACTATATGTTACAAAAGAAACAAATGTAGAACACAAGACCTTGCATGAGCTTCTTGAGTTGCATCCATATGCTTTTCCG AAACAAGGATATCAATGCACAGCTACAATCATAGAAGTACCTACAACAAGTCGTTGGTGGTTTCCAGCTTGCACAAAATGCGGTCGAGCATGCAAACCGCAAAATGGTGGTTACTATTGCCCCTACTGCAAATCAGAAGCGTACATACTAAG GTATAAATTAACATTTATGGGATCCGATGGAACAGCAACAGCACAAATGTTCTGCTTTGATACTGTAGCACAACATGTAGTTGGCAGATCCTGTGAAACAGTTCTAAAACAAGTCACTGAAGCAGCGCCAATACCTCCAGATCTTGCACAAATAGTATCCTTAAAATTTACATTTCGTGTAACAGTATCAAACCAGACCTTCTCTCAACGAGAGCAGCGACCCACTGTGTTACAAATAAATTCTATAGTCGCTGTACATGGAAGACAGCGCTCTCTACCAAAAGGAATTCAAACCATCATAGATCAAGGTCCCTCAACACCAAACAAAGAAGCTACACTCAAATTATTAAAAGAATCACCTTCTACTTCTATGGAAAGATTATCGACAAAATTATTAACAGAT GTTGGCAGAAAACTCACATATTCAACACAGGCTGAagacatcacaaa GTCTCAAATCTTGGATGCACCACAAGAAACCAATGCAGACAAG GAAGTTCCTGCTGACAAGGACAAAGAGATCGAACCTAATCTTCGGTCTCCTCCAAAAAG GcacaaacaagaaccactaataaTCAAGGATTCCACGGAACCAGAACACCGCCAAGAATGA